The window AGTGTCGAGCGCCGCGGCACTCTCACGGAAATCGGCGAAAGGGAGGAAAGTCTGCATCCTTTCAGTTTGAGGGTGCCGGGCTTGAGAACCAAGTTGAGTGCTCCGGGACACGTGCAGGTGTTGGGGCCTAGAGTTGTCGGGTGGAAACTTTTGGCGAGAAAACTACCCCCACGGCGCCTCCGGTTGCCGAACTGCACCTGCACATCGAAGGGACTCTCCAGCCAGAGCTGATCTTTGCCCTGGCCGAACGAAACGGCATTGAACTGCCGTACCAAGACATTGAGGAACTCCGGGAAAAGTACGAGTTCACTGACCTGCAATCTTTCCTGGACCTCTACTACGCCAATATGGCCGTCCTGCAGACCGAGCAGGACTTCACTGACATGACACGTGCCTATCTGAAGCGGGCCGCCGCCGGGGGAGTACGTCACGCGGAGATCATGATGGATCCCCAGGCGCACACTTCCCGGGGAGTGGCCTTGGAAACCTGCGTCAACGGCGTGGCCAACGCCTTGGCTACCTCCGAGGAAGACTTCGGCGTCACCACCCTCCTTATCGCAGCATTCCTGCGCGACATGTCCGAGGATTCGGCCCTTGAAGTTCTGGACCAGCTCCAGGCGATGCACGCTCCGATCGCAGGCATCGGCCTGGACTCCGCAGAGGTGGGCAATCCGCCGTCGAAATTTGAGCGACTGTACCAGCGCGCCGGCGAGGCGGGCTTGCGACGGATCGCGCACGCGGGCGAGGAAGGCCCGGCCTCCTACATCACTGAAGCTTTGGATGTGCTTCACGTTGAACGGATCGATCACGGCATCCGGTGCATGGAAGACACGGACGTAGTGCAGCGGCTCGTCGCTGAACAGGTTCCCCTCACGGTATGCCCCCTGTCCAACGTCAGGCTCCGCGCAGTGGATAAGCTGGCTGACCACCCTTTGCCCGAAATGCTGGCGATCGGCCTGAACGTTTCAGTGAACTCGGACGACCCCGCCTACTTTGGCGGCTACGTGGATGAGAACTTCGAGCAACTGGTGAAGGTGCTGGAGTTCTCAGTTCCGGAGCAGGCCACACTGGCAGCCAACTCCATCCGGTCCTCCTTCGCCAGCGATGCCCGTAAAGCGGTGCTGTTGGACGAGGTTGCGGAGTGGGTCAAGGCATCCGTCGCAACCGCCTAAAGCAAGGCAGCCGAGACCCGCACATCACTTGCGGGGTCCGGCATGTCACACTCAGTCACGACACACGGTGTTTACCTTCTGCAGTCGCGGGAATTAACAATTCATTGGCAAACTTCTAGGGAGTATCCACCGTTGAAGGAGAAGCATGGGCGCGAATACCGCCGAGAACACCAACCTTCGTTTGAAGGCCGTCCTGGACATCCTTGCTGAAAGCGTATGGTCCGGGGCAACGATGAACGCCGGCGAGGTGCTGGCTGAATCGATCGTTCGAGTACCTTTCAATGACCACGAGGCTGAACTCCTCAGTGGCGGCATTCCCCGCGGCCACAAGACCCTGACGTCAGCTTCGGCCAAGCTGGTCAAGGCTGGCTGGCTGGTCAAGGGCCGTTCGGGCTGGACCATTCCGGAAGACGGCCTGCGTGCGACGGTCGGCTTCCCGGATGCGGAGGCCTTTGGTGCAGCGCTCGACGCCGGAACTCCGGTCCCTGCCGACGTCGCCGTTCCGACGGCCCCGCCTGTGAAGGCCCAGGTCAAGAAAGCAGCTGCGGCCAAGAAGGCAGCCGCGCCGAAGAAAACAGCTGCACCCAAGAAGGCAGCCGCGGATGTTGCGGAGCCGAAGGTAGCTGCTGCCAAGGTCTCCGCACCGAAGGCCAAGGCTGTCGCAAAGAAGGCCCCCACTCGTAAGGCGCCGGCGAAAGCAGCGGCGGCCTCCGCCGTCGAGACCCTGCCGCAGCCCGATGCCGTGGCGATTGCCGGTGACTTCAACAAGATCCTTGGAGCAGCCGAGGATTGGGCGCCGCAGTATGACGAGGCCCAGATGGAGTTCAATCCCATCGTCCAGCTGTGGACGTTGACGGCTGAACTGCCTGCCGGTTTCTACACCTACAAGATCGCCCTGAACCGTTCGTGGGACGAGAACTATGGTGCGTTTGGAGCCCGTGACGGCGCGAACCACGAGTTGAACCACGACGGCGGACCGGTCACCATCACGTACAGCCACGCAACGCGGGACATTGTGATCGGCTAGTCCCTACTGCTGCCGGAAGCCGCCCTTGTTCGCCCCACCTCCCGTTGACCGGGGAGTGGAGCGGACGAGGGCATGTTTCGTTAAGGTGGATCCATG is drawn from Arthrobacter sp. 31Y and contains these coding sequences:
- a CDS encoding pullulanase X25 domain-containing protein, whose amino-acid sequence is MGANTAENTNLRLKAVLDILAESVWSGATMNAGEVLAESIVRVPFNDHEAELLSGGIPRGHKTLTSASAKLVKAGWLVKGRSGWTIPEDGLRATVGFPDAEAFGAALDAGTPVPADVAVPTAPPVKAQVKKAAAAKKAAAPKKTAAPKKAAADVAEPKVAAAKVSAPKAKAVAKKAPTRKAPAKAAAASAVETLPQPDAVAIAGDFNKILGAAEDWAPQYDEAQMEFNPIVQLWTLTAELPAGFYTYKIALNRSWDENYGAFGARDGANHELNHDGGPVTITYSHATRDIVIG
- a CDS encoding adenosine deaminase; translated protein: METFGEKTTPTAPPVAELHLHIEGTLQPELIFALAERNGIELPYQDIEELREKYEFTDLQSFLDLYYANMAVLQTEQDFTDMTRAYLKRAAAGGVRHAEIMMDPQAHTSRGVALETCVNGVANALATSEEDFGVTTLLIAAFLRDMSEDSALEVLDQLQAMHAPIAGIGLDSAEVGNPPSKFERLYQRAGEAGLRRIAHAGEEGPASYITEALDVLHVERIDHGIRCMEDTDVVQRLVAEQVPLTVCPLSNVRLRAVDKLADHPLPEMLAIGLNVSVNSDDPAYFGGYVDENFEQLVKVLEFSVPEQATLAANSIRSSFASDARKAVLLDEVAEWVKASVATA